In the genome of Rhodoplanes sp. Z2-YC6860, one region contains:
- a CDS encoding adenosylmethionine--8-amino-7-oxononanoate transaminase, translated as MDWKHWYEPGLDHVWLPYAQMKTARPPLAAAATEGCRIKLADGRELIDGIASWWTACHGYNHPHIRTAVERQLAAMPHVMFSGLVHEQALTLARRLAKLLPGDLDRVFFSESGSVAIEIAMKMALQAAINRGERQRTRFVAFKGGYHGDTTGAMSVTDPDGMHALFRGLLPAQSIVELPITAEGMARFLAFLQEEGDSIAGLIVEPLVQGAGGMLFHAAATLKHIRAAADACGALLIFDEIFTGLGRTGTLFASEQAGVVPDIITLSKALTGGTLPLAVTVASKRVFDSFWSDDSDKALMHGPTYMGNPLACAAANASLDLFEREPRLDQVAAIGRQMAEQLAPCRGLPGVRDVRVKGAIGVVEMDRIGDLGALRARFIDEGVFVRPFGATIYLTPSFTIGADELSRLTAAIVKIVGQGV; from the coding sequence ATGGATTGGAAACACTGGTACGAGCCCGGCCTCGATCACGTCTGGCTGCCCTATGCGCAGATGAAGACGGCGCGGCCGCCGCTGGCGGCGGCTGCAACCGAAGGCTGCCGCATCAAGCTCGCCGACGGCCGCGAGCTGATCGACGGGATCGCGTCGTGGTGGACCGCCTGCCACGGCTACAACCATCCCCACATCCGTACGGCTGTGGAACGGCAGCTTGCTGCCATGCCGCACGTGATGTTCTCGGGCCTGGTGCACGAGCAGGCCCTGACTCTGGCGCGGCGGCTGGCGAAGCTTCTTCCGGGCGATCTCGATCGGGTGTTCTTTTCGGAATCCGGCTCGGTCGCGATCGAGATCGCCATGAAGATGGCGCTGCAGGCCGCGATCAATCGCGGCGAGCGTCAGCGCACCAGGTTCGTCGCCTTCAAGGGTGGCTATCACGGCGACACCACCGGCGCGATGTCGGTGACCGACCCCGATGGCATGCATGCGCTGTTTCGCGGGCTTTTGCCGGCGCAGTCGATCGTCGAATTGCCGATCACGGCCGAGGGCATGGCTCGGTTCCTGGCATTCTTGCAGGAAGAAGGCGACAGCATCGCGGGCTTGATTGTCGAGCCGCTGGTGCAGGGCGCGGGCGGCATGTTGTTTCACGCCGCCGCTACGCTCAAGCACATCCGGGCCGCGGCCGATGCCTGTGGCGCGCTCTTGATCTTCGATGAAATCTTCACGGGTCTGGGACGCACCGGGACGCTGTTCGCCTCCGAACAGGCCGGCGTTGTGCCCGACATCATCACGCTGTCGAAGGCGCTCACGGGCGGCACCTTGCCGCTCGCCGTGACGGTCGCCAGCAAGCGCGTGTTCGACAGCTTCTGGTCCGACGATTCCGACAAGGCGCTGATGCACGGGCCGACCTATATGGGCAATCCGTTGGCCTGCGCCGCAGCCAACGCGTCGCTCGACCTGTTCGAGCGCGAGCCGCGGCTCGATCAGGTGGCCGCGATTGGCCGGCAGATGGCGGAACAACTCGCGCCATGCCGTGGCCTGCCTGGTGTCCGCGACGTGCGGGTCAAGGGCGCCATCGGCGTGGTTGAGATGGATCGCATCGGCGACCTCGGGGCGCTCCGCGCCCGCTTCATCGACGAGGGCGTGTTCGTCCGGCCGTTCGGGGCTACCATCTATTTGACGCCTTCCTTCACAATTGGTGCGGACGAGCTTTCGCGGCTGACCGCAGCAATCGTGAAAATTGTCGGGCAGGGGGTGTGA
- a CDS encoding tripartite tricarboxylate transporter substrate binding protein, which translates to MALLAALVLGSMLGPAGAEDFPSRPVTLIVPYAAGGTTDIGLRALASATEKHLGQSILIENRTGVGGVLGPMQMASGAKPDGYTISQIPITVFRYPFTAKTTFDPLTDLTYIMSVSGYTFGVVVRTEASWATFPALMADAKAHPGKLSYGTPGVGTTLHLTMEQIAKQRGIQWTHVPFRGTADSTNSLLGGHIDLVADASGWAPLVNGGKLRLLVIWSEQRSKSWPNVPTLKEAGIAMVSNSPFGLGGPKGMDPKVVKILHDAFKKGMEEPSYLETLAKLDQEPFYLNTADYQAFVERTFAEQKQLMGELGFKPE; encoded by the coding sequence ATGGCGCTTTTGGCTGCGTTGGTCCTCGGCTCGATGCTCGGGCCGGCCGGCGCGGAGGATTTCCCGTCGCGGCCGGTGACCTTGATCGTGCCCTATGCGGCCGGCGGCACCACTGACATCGGCCTCCGGGCACTGGCCTCCGCGACCGAAAAGCACCTCGGCCAGTCGATCCTGATCGAGAACCGCACCGGCGTCGGCGGCGTGCTCGGCCCGATGCAGATGGCCTCGGGCGCCAAGCCGGACGGCTACACCATCTCCCAGATTCCGATCACGGTGTTTCGCTATCCGTTCACCGCGAAGACCACCTTCGATCCGCTCACCGACCTGACCTATATCATGAGCGTGTCGGGCTATACCTTTGGTGTTGTTGTCAGAACCGAAGCGTCCTGGGCAACGTTTCCGGCTCTCATGGCGGACGCCAAGGCCCATCCCGGCAAACTCAGTTATGGCACGCCCGGCGTCGGCACCACGCTGCATCTGACCATGGAGCAGATCGCCAAGCAGCGCGGCATCCAATGGACCCATGTGCCGTTCCGCGGCACGGCGGATTCCACCAACTCCCTGCTCGGCGGCCACATCGACCTGGTGGCGGACGCGAGCGGCTGGGCGCCGCTCGTCAACGGCGGGAAGCTGCGGCTTCTGGTGATCTGGAGCGAGCAGCGCAGCAAGAGCTGGCCGAACGTGCCGACGCTGAAGGAGGCCGGCATCGCCATGGTGTCGAATTCGCCGTTCGGGCTCGGCGGGCCGAAGGGCATGGACCCCAAGGTGGTGAAGATCCTCCACGACGCCTTCAAGAAGGGCATGGAGGAGCCGTCCTACCTGGAAACGCTGGCGAAGCTCGACCAGGAGCCGTTCTATCTCAACACCGCTGACTACCAGGCGTTCGTCGAGCGGACTTTTGCCGAGCAGAAGCAACTGATGGGGGAGTTGGGCTTTAAACCGGAGTAG
- a CDS encoding RidA family protein, with translation MPDLKFLRPEGCFQGDVPLSLAVQAGRQIFVSGIPGFDSNGCVAAGDFAAQMTQAMENISRILAMAGAAWDCVTKVNVLLTRRQDFAVMNEVYARYFRNGLYPARTTAIVLGLPNPDFLVEIECQAVIQ, from the coding sequence GTGCCCGATCTGAAGTTCCTACGACCTGAGGGCTGCTTCCAAGGAGACGTGCCGCTGTCGCTGGCAGTTCAGGCTGGGCGACAGATTTTTGTTTCGGGCATTCCTGGTTTCGACTCCAATGGTTGCGTTGCCGCCGGGGACTTTGCCGCCCAGATGACACAGGCCATGGAAAACATCAGTCGCATTCTGGCAATGGCCGGGGCCGCCTGGGACTGCGTGACAAAGGTCAACGTACTCCTCACCCGTCGGCAAGATTTCGCGGTAATGAACGAAGTATATGCCCGGTATTTTCGAAATGGGCTCTATCCGGCGCGTACGACTGCTATCGTGCTCGGCCTCCCCAATCCCGATTTTTTAGTGGAAATCGAATGTCAGGCAGTGATTCAATAA
- a CDS encoding Bug family tripartite tricarboxylate transporter substrate binding protein, with the protein MLTRRRVVEGMAAIAVIPALGPISAATDDFPSRPLSLVVPYAAGGSADILPRIVAERMRVTLGQPIVFENVTGAAGNLGTGRIARAPSDGYTFGLGTWSTHVANAAVYSLTHNVESDFSAIGLLARGPLVIASRNDLPPNDLRELVAWMRAKGDALQATNGSGSVMHLAGLLLERQTGAKLKFVPYRGSAPAVQDLLAGHVDLYVGFPADVLPSARAGHLKVYAVAASARLAVAPEIPTTAEAGLPDFTVSGWFAFWGPKGIADNRIAKLNSALTDALDHDDVRSRLENDLLMLLPAETERSPEALAAFQRAEIQRWWPLMKAANLKTE; encoded by the coding sequence ATGCTGACACGACGGCGCGTTGTAGAAGGCATGGCAGCCATCGCCGTGATCCCCGCGCTCGGCCCAATTTCGGCCGCGACTGACGATTTTCCGTCCCGGCCGCTGTCGCTTGTCGTGCCGTATGCCGCCGGTGGATCGGCCGATATTTTGCCACGCATTGTGGCGGAAAGGATGCGTGTGACGCTGGGTCAGCCCATTGTCTTCGAGAATGTGACTGGCGCTGCCGGCAATCTCGGTACAGGACGGATCGCCCGCGCCCCATCCGACGGATACACTTTTGGATTGGGGACTTGGTCAACTCACGTGGCCAACGCGGCGGTTTACTCCCTCACGCACAATGTCGAGAGTGATTTTTCGGCGATTGGGTTGCTTGCGCGTGGTCCCCTCGTGATCGCAAGCCGGAATGACTTGCCGCCGAACGATCTTCGCGAACTCGTTGCCTGGATGCGCGCAAAAGGCGACGCCTTGCAGGCGACTAATGGGTCCGGAAGCGTGATGCATCTCGCTGGATTGCTGTTGGAACGTCAGACAGGCGCAAAACTGAAGTTCGTGCCGTACCGAGGATCTGCGCCCGCCGTACAGGATCTTTTGGCTGGGCACGTGGACCTCTATGTCGGCTTTCCAGCTGATGTGCTTCCTTCCGCCCGGGCAGGCCATCTGAAAGTCTATGCGGTCGCTGCCAGCGCCCGCCTTGCCGTCGCACCCGAAATCCCGACCACTGCCGAGGCCGGTCTCCCGGACTTCACTGTCTCCGGCTGGTTCGCATTTTGGGGTCCAAAGGGAATTGCGGATAACCGAATTGCCAAGCTGAATTCTGCGCTGACCGATGCGCTCGACCACGATGACGTGAGAAGTCGCCTGGAGAACGACCTGCTTATGCTGCTTCCCGCCGAGACCGAGCGGTCCCCCGAGGCACTAGCCGCGTTTCAGAGGGCCGAGATACAAAGATGGTGGCCGCTGATGAAGGCAGCCAACCTCAAGACTGAATAG
- a CDS encoding LysR family transcriptional regulator produces MTMATARRHIKLQHLEILCAVAQRGSMGKAAKQLAVSQPVISKAITELEHRLAVQLFDRSPQGVEPTNYCRALLKRTVALLDDVDAAVQEIRFLGDPNSGELRIGSTEPLLAGIVAAAVESLWRDYPRVALHTIQADTATLLNRDLPERRVELAVIPIIGTKLRDDLEATKLYDDFWHVVAGADNPLVRRRKLTLADIADEPWCATPLDTTIGSLLIQAFRVEGLPPPRLRFSSVMSPMLVTRLLQQNRMLAVIADSLLSHFYAGRMPVKKLPVALRAPPFGVALVRLKNRGLTPVGEIFMQCAREVAKPLADRTIRKHG; encoded by the coding sequence ATGACCATGGCGACGGCTCGTCGACACATCAAGCTTCAGCATCTTGAGATACTGTGCGCCGTTGCGCAGCGAGGAAGCATGGGCAAAGCCGCTAAGCAGCTTGCCGTCTCTCAACCAGTGATATCGAAGGCCATAACAGAGCTGGAGCATCGCCTTGCAGTCCAGCTCTTCGATCGAAGTCCGCAAGGGGTTGAACCGACGAATTACTGTCGAGCTCTTCTGAAAAGAACTGTCGCGCTGCTCGATGACGTGGACGCAGCCGTGCAGGAAATCAGATTCCTTGGCGACCCCAATTCCGGAGAATTACGGATTGGCAGCACAGAGCCGTTGCTCGCCGGCATTGTCGCAGCGGCGGTGGAGTCGCTATGGCGCGACTATCCTCGTGTCGCCCTCCACACGATCCAAGCCGATACCGCGACTCTGCTCAATCGTGATCTGCCAGAGCGCCGGGTCGAACTGGCGGTGATACCGATAATTGGTACGAAACTGCGGGATGATCTGGAAGCGACCAAACTTTACGATGACTTCTGGCACGTGGTTGCCGGCGCCGACAATCCGCTCGTTCGACGTCGAAAGCTGACCTTGGCCGACATTGCTGATGAGCCTTGGTGCGCGACGCCGCTCGACACGACGATCGGGTCTTTGTTGATCCAAGCCTTCCGAGTCGAAGGACTGCCGCCACCGCGCCTCCGGTTCTCGAGTGTTATGTCGCCGATGCTGGTGACGCGACTCCTGCAACAGAACAGAATGCTGGCCGTTATCGCGGATTCCCTGCTCAGCCACTTCTATGCGGGGCGAATGCCGGTGAAAAAATTGCCGGTCGCGCTGCGAGCGCCGCCATTCGGCGTAGCGTTGGTTAGATTGAAGAACAGGGGCCTCACTCCAGTAGGGGAAATTTTTATGCAGTGTGCCAGGGAAGTGGCAAAGCCATTGGCTGATCGAACAATCCGAAAGCACGGCTGA
- a CDS encoding ABC transporter substrate-binding protein yields the protein MTGPLPSNRNVRAFLRGMAELGYVFGRDFVTEPRGTEAATSIAELANLHVDMIVATGGGATLSLLKQATNTIPIIMTASPDPVKQGFVQNLARPGGNFTGMSLQSLELTGKRLQILKEIVPGAVTVAVFWEPNNPELWSIAQASAQVQGWKPLSVEIRDPSDIAMAFKTAAEGGVGALLIPSSGLLFSRAKQITELAARHRLPVVYELRQFVDVGGLVSYGANIEEIWRRAASYADKLMNGASPAELPIEQPTKFELVVNSRTAKALGLTIPPAVLIRADDVIE from the coding sequence ATGACTGGTCCGCTGCCTAGCAATCGCAATGTGCGTGCATTCCTGCGCGGAATGGCCGAACTGGGTTACGTTTTCGGCCGCGATTTTGTGACTGAACCGCGCGGCACCGAAGCGGCCACATCGATTGCCGAACTTGCTAATCTTCATGTCGATATGATCGTTGCTACTGGCGGCGGTGCAACGCTTTCCCTGCTTAAGCAGGCAACGAACACAATTCCGATCATTATGACGGCCTCTCCCGATCCCGTGAAACAAGGCTTCGTGCAAAATCTGGCTCGGCCGGGAGGCAATTTTACCGGGATGAGTTTGCAGAGCCTTGAACTCACGGGCAAGCGTCTGCAAATCCTGAAAGAAATTGTGCCCGGAGCCGTTACGGTGGCGGTGTTTTGGGAACCAAACAATCCCGAACTGTGGTCTATCGCTCAGGCATCCGCTCAAGTTCAGGGATGGAAACCCTTATCCGTCGAAATTCGCGATCCGTCTGACATTGCAATGGCGTTCAAGACCGCAGCTGAAGGGGGCGTTGGCGCGCTCCTGATACCGTCCTCTGGACTTTTATTTAGCCGCGCGAAGCAGATTACCGAACTGGCCGCACGCCACCGTCTTCCCGTAGTTTACGAGTTGAGGCAGTTCGTCGACGTCGGCGGGCTCGTCTCATATGGCGCCAACATCGAGGAAATTTGGCGACGTGCCGCAAGCTATGCTGACAAGCTAATGAACGGTGCCAGTCCCGCCGAACTGCCTATTGAGCAGCCGACAAAATTCGAGCTGGTAGTCAATTCACGCACAGCGAAAGCGCTTGGATTGACGATCCCGCCCGCCGTTCTCATCCGCGCCGACGATGTCATCGAATAA
- the rimO gene encoding 30S ribosomal protein S12 methylthiotransferase RimO — translation MKTPRATRKPNSKTTAQTAPAVSFVSLGCPKALVDSERIITRLRAEGYELSREHKGADLVIVNTCGFLDSAKAESLDAIGQALAENGKVIVTGCMGAEPEQITAKFPNLLAITGPQQYESVVAAVHKAAPPQHDPFLDLVPPEGIKLTPRHYAYLKISEGCNNRCTFCIIPKLRGDLVSRPAADVLREAERLVTAGVKELLVISQDTSAYGVDIKYAASQWKDREVKARFLDLSRELGTLGAWVRLHYVYPYPHVDDVIELMSEGVVLPYLDIPFQHAAPDVLKRMKRPAAQEKTLTRIARWREICPDITLRSTFIVGFPGETDQDFELLLDWLDEAALDRVGCFRYEPVAGAVSNDLAAPVPKDVVEERWHRFMQRQQAISTKRLKRKVGTRQQVIIDEVGPSVAKGRSKGDAPEIDGAVYVASRRPLRVGEIATVKIDRADEYDLHGTVVGF, via the coding sequence GTGAAAACACCCCGCGCCACCAGAAAACCCAACTCCAAAACCACGGCCCAGACGGCGCCGGCGGTGAGCTTCGTCTCGCTCGGTTGCCCGAAGGCGCTGGTCGATTCCGAGCGCATCATCACGCGGCTGCGCGCTGAAGGTTATGAGCTCAGCCGCGAGCATAAGGGCGCCGACCTCGTCATCGTCAACACCTGCGGTTTCCTCGATAGCGCCAAGGCGGAGTCGCTCGACGCCATCGGCCAGGCGCTCGCCGAGAACGGCAAGGTGATCGTCACCGGCTGCATGGGCGCGGAGCCCGAGCAGATCACGGCCAAGTTTCCGAACCTGCTCGCGATCACCGGTCCGCAGCAATATGAGAGCGTGGTCGCCGCAGTCCACAAGGCCGCCCCGCCGCAGCACGATCCGTTTCTCGACCTGGTGCCGCCCGAGGGCATCAAGCTCACGCCGCGCCACTATGCGTATCTGAAGATTTCCGAGGGCTGCAACAACCGCTGCACCTTCTGCATCATCCCCAAGCTCCGCGGTGACTTGGTGTCGCGGCCCGCCGCCGACGTGCTGCGCGAGGCCGAGCGGCTGGTGACGGCGGGCGTCAAAGAGCTGTTGGTGATCTCGCAGGACACCTCGGCCTATGGCGTCGACATCAAATATGCGGCGAGCCAGTGGAAGGACCGCGAGGTCAAGGCCAGGTTCCTCGATCTCTCCCGCGAACTCGGCACGCTCGGCGCCTGGGTGCGGCTGCATTACGTTTATCCCTACCCGCATGTCGATGACGTCATCGAGCTGATGTCCGAGGGCGTGGTGCTGCCCTATCTCGACATTCCATTCCAGCACGCAGCGCCCGATGTGCTCAAACGCATGAAGCGGCCCGCCGCGCAGGAGAAGACGCTGACGCGGATCGCGCGCTGGCGGGAGATTTGTCCCGACATCACCCTGCGCTCGACCTTCATTGTTGGCTTCCCGGGCGAGACCGATCAGGACTTCGAACTGCTGCTCGACTGGCTCGACGAGGCCGCCCTCGATCGCGTCGGCTGCTTCCGCTACGAACCGGTCGCCGGCGCGGTATCCAACGATCTCGCCGCTCCCGTGCCGAAGGATGTGGTCGAGGAGCGCTGGCATCGCTTCATGCAGCGCCAGCAGGCGATCTCAACGAAGCGGCTGAAGCGCAAGGTCGGCACCCGCCAGCAGGTGATCATCGACGAGGTCGGCCCCTCGGTCGCCAAGGGCCGCTCCAAGGGCGACGCGCCGGAGATCGACGGCGCGGTCTATGTGGCGAGCCGCAGACCGCTCCGCGTCGGCGAAATCGCGACGGTGAAGATCGACCGCGCCGACGAGTACGACCTGCACGGCACTGTGGTCGGATTCTAG
- a CDS encoding Bug family tripartite tricarboxylate transporter substrate binding protein, whose product MERRRFLAYGAAAASAVLASGLARAESFAGKQIRLIVPFPAGGPTDIVARPLAQMLGDALKATVIIDNRGGAGGSLGADAVAKSAPDGHTLLMATVGTHAINTSLYKKLPYDAVKDFTPIGLVATAPVAIVVHPSVQAHNVAELVALAKRSSGKLNYGSAGVGTPGNLTGEIFKAASGIQLQHVPYRGSAPALTDLIAGQITLMFDPLQSVLANVLGGKIRALAISSKTRSPVLPSVPTIAESGYPGFEATAWWAVFAPAGLAADATAALSDATARIVRSGDFRAKLEPLGVAPMALSGAAFADFQRAELAKWGKAVRDSGASMD is encoded by the coding sequence ATGGAGCGAAGACGATTTCTGGCCTATGGCGCTGCCGCGGCCAGCGCCGTTCTTGCGTCGGGCCTGGCCCGCGCGGAATCGTTTGCCGGCAAGCAGATTCGCCTGATCGTGCCGTTCCCGGCCGGCGGGCCGACCGACATCGTGGCGCGGCCGCTGGCGCAGATGCTCGGCGACGCGCTGAAGGCCACGGTCATCATCGACAATCGCGGCGGCGCCGGCGGTTCGCTCGGCGCCGATGCGGTGGCGAAGTCGGCGCCGGACGGCCACACGCTGCTCATGGCGACGGTCGGCACTCATGCGATCAACACCAGCCTGTACAAGAAATTGCCCTATGACGCGGTGAAAGATTTCACGCCGATCGGGCTCGTCGCGACGGCGCCGGTTGCGATCGTCGTGCATCCATCGGTCCAGGCGCACAACGTCGCAGAACTTGTCGCGCTCGCTAAACGCAGCAGCGGCAAACTGAACTACGGCTCGGCCGGCGTGGGCACACCGGGCAATCTCACGGGCGAGATATTCAAGGCCGCGTCCGGCATCCAGCTCCAGCACGTGCCGTATCGCGGCAGCGCACCCGCATTGACTGACCTGATCGCGGGCCAGATCACGCTGATGTTCGACCCGCTGCAATCCGTGTTGGCGAATGTGCTGGGCGGCAAGATCCGGGCGCTGGCGATCAGCAGCAAGACGCGTTCACCGGTGCTGCCGAGCGTGCCGACCATCGCCGAGTCCGGTTATCCGGGTTTCGAGGCCACCGCGTGGTGGGCGGTGTTTGCTCCAGCCGGTCTTGCGGCCGACGCCACGGCCGCGTTGTCCGATGCGACCGCCAGGATCGTGCGCAGCGGCGATTTCCGCGCCAAGCTCGAGCCGTTGGGCGTCGCGCCCATGGCATTGAGCGGCGCGGCGTTTGCCGACTTCCAACGGGCGGAGCTTGCCAAGTGGGGCAAGGCGGTGCGCGACTCCGGCGCCAGCATGGACTAA
- a CDS encoding aconitase X: MKLNDEEQDILAGKFGPLPQQALAHQKSVGEFFGADNFVPVTQAHIMADTESLGEAGVRWLEKLATIAEGQRQVRVPTITDPRGTDFAKAATLGQTQAMLDLERRAIDAFVKLGVTMTDTCINYQTVQAPIAYEHVAYGDTGVVIYSNSVCAARSNFEGGPSALAAGITGRTPRYGFHLPEQRRATLRVVVDFTPSTLNEWGALGGVIGRLAGNYWAVPVIEGGEGVPKSDQLKHFGAAMASFGSTALFHWVGITPEARQLSDVASAGLPGHRVTKTDIEVLQKSYLVDDTVDVVVFSAPQLSLYELRDLAALCDGRRFKVPLLAVTSPQVKPDCDRMGYTALIEGAGGSVLSGMCFYQSYAREIADAKGWNRLATNSAKLVNILGGYGYRPMLASMESCVNAAVSGKLS, encoded by the coding sequence ATGAAGCTCAACGACGAAGAACAGGACATCCTCGCAGGCAAATTCGGCCCGCTGCCGCAGCAGGCGCTCGCGCACCAGAAATCGGTCGGCGAATTCTTCGGCGCCGACAATTTCGTGCCGGTGACGCAGGCGCACATCATGGCCGACACCGAAAGCCTCGGCGAAGCCGGCGTCCGCTGGCTGGAGAAGCTCGCCACGATCGCCGAAGGACAGCGGCAGGTGCGGGTGCCGACCATCACCGATCCGCGCGGCACCGACTTCGCCAAGGCCGCGACGCTCGGCCAGACGCAGGCCATGCTCGATCTCGAGCGCCGCGCGATCGACGCCTTCGTCAAGCTCGGCGTCACCATGACCGACACCTGCATCAACTATCAGACCGTGCAGGCGCCGATCGCCTATGAGCACGTCGCCTATGGCGACACCGGCGTGGTGATCTATTCCAACTCGGTCTGCGCCGCGCGCTCGAACTTCGAGGGCGGGCCGTCGGCGCTCGCCGCCGGCATCACCGGGCGCACGCCGCGCTATGGTTTCCATCTGCCGGAGCAGCGCCGGGCGACGCTCCGTGTCGTGGTCGACTTCACGCCGTCGACGCTCAACGAATGGGGCGCTCTGGGCGGCGTGATCGGCAGGCTTGCCGGCAATTACTGGGCGGTGCCGGTGATCGAAGGCGGCGAGGGCGTGCCGAAGTCCGATCAGCTCAAGCACTTCGGCGCCGCCATGGCGAGCTTCGGCTCGACCGCGCTGTTTCATTGGGTCGGGATCACGCCCGAGGCACGGCAATTGTCCGACGTGGCGTCGGCGGGCCTGCCGGGCCATCGCGTCACCAAGACCGATATCGAGGTGCTGCAGAAGTCGTATCTGGTCGACGACACCGTCGACGTCGTGGTGTTCTCCGCGCCGCAATTGAGCCTTTACGAACTGCGCGATCTGGCGGCGCTCTGCGATGGCCGGCGTTTCAAGGTGCCGCTGCTGGCGGTCACCAGCCCGCAAGTGAAGCCGGACTGCGACCGCATGGGCTACACGGCGCTCATCGAAGGCGCCGGCGGCTCGGTGCTGTCGGGCATGTGCTTCTACCAGTCCTATGCGCGCGAGATCGCCGACGCGAAAGGCTGGAACCGGCTCGCCACCAACAGCGCCAAGCTGGTCAACATTCTGGGCGGCTACGGCTACCGGCCGATGCTGGCTTCGATGGAATCCTGCGTGAACGCAGCCGTTAGCGGGAAATTGTCATGA
- a CDS encoding aconitase X swivel domain-containing protein, translated as MSTKIFRARQAMGRTVRGQALVAHDGFSARYDLDRIKGVFSRPAHKLVGQSYVGKILVLDTAKGGVATAWMLHEMQARGIVPLALVFNSVNPILAQGAALGDVPMLAGFDEDITTAIPHGAQVEVNPEARSISILA; from the coding sequence ATGAGCACGAAAATTTTCCGCGCCCGGCAGGCCATGGGGCGCACGGTGCGCGGACAGGCTTTGGTGGCCCATGACGGCTTTTCGGCGCGTTACGATCTCGACCGCATCAAAGGCGTGTTCTCGCGGCCGGCCCACAAGCTCGTGGGCCAGTCCTATGTCGGCAAGATCCTGGTGCTCGACACCGCGAAAGGCGGCGTCGCCACCGCCTGGATGCTGCACGAGATGCAAGCGCGTGGAATCGTTCCGCTCGCTCTCGTTTTCAACTCGGTGAACCCGATCCTGGCCCAAGGCGCAGCGCTCGGCGACGTGCCGATGCTGGCGGGCTTCGATGAGGACATCACCACGGCCATTCCGCATGGCGCGCAGGTCGAGGTGAACCCGGAGGCCAGGTCGATTTCGATCCTAGCCTAG
- a CDS encoding DoxX family protein, with product MQEPRPLIAALGPHYDKTRDLSWFVVRATAGGMLLVHGINKVLNVGVATFATNSMARRGIEPALAMAYVIFFLETIGAVCIILGLFTRLIAGMIFVEFLVIIFHAHWGGGFAGFNWNRQGGGWEYPLFWELIWLAILMRGGGPYSLDAKLGREL from the coding sequence ATGCAAGAACCAAGACCGCTCATTGCGGCGCTTGGACCGCACTACGACAAGACCCGCGATCTCTCATGGTTCGTCGTCCGCGCCACAGCGGGCGGCATGTTGCTTGTGCACGGCATCAACAAAGTGTTGAACGTCGGCGTCGCGACGTTCGCGACCAACAGCATGGCGCGGCGCGGCATCGAGCCGGCGCTCGCAATGGCCTACGTGATCTTCTTCCTGGAGACGATCGGCGCGGTCTGCATCATTCTCGGCCTGTTCACCCGCCTGATCGCGGGGATGATCTTCGTCGAATTCCTGGTGATCATCTTCCACGCGCACTGGGGCGGAGGCTTCGCCGGCTTCAACTGGAATCGGCAGGGCGGCGGCTGGGAATATCCGCTGTTCTGGGAGTTGATCTGGCTGGCGATCCTGATGCGCGGCGGCGGCCCCTATTCGCTCGACGCCAAGCTCGGCCGCGAGCTTTAG